CGCACCGATTCCCCACACGCTCTATTGCGTCAACCTCTCGGAGATCAGCGCCGCGGAATTAAAGGACGCGCAGCCGCCGGGCTTTCGATTCGGTCGCGAAGTCTATCGCTATCTTGTCACCGGGATCGAGCTCGCCATGGCCGGGCAGCTCGACGGCCTCGTGACCGCGCCGCTGGCCAAGACCGCGCTCCAGGCGGCGGGCATCGACGCGCCCGGCCACACGGAGATCCTCGCAGAGAAGTCGGGCGTGGGCAGCCGCTTCGCCATGATGCTCGCGGGACCGCGTCTTCGCGTGACGCTGGCAACGGTGCACGTGCCGCTGCGCAAGGTGCCAGAGGTGCTCAGTGCCGCACGCATCGAGGAAGTCACGCGGCTGACCCAGGAATGGCTGACCAGGTATTTCGGCATCGTGCTGCCGCGCATCGCGGTGGCGGGCCTCAACCCCCACGCGGGCGAGTCGGGAATGCT
The genomic region above belongs to Chrysiogenia bacterium and contains:
- a CDS encoding 4-hydroxythreonine-4-phosphate dehydrogenase PdxA; amino-acid sequence: MSAAMYSEKAVRIGLTMGDPQGVGPELLVRGVDAWQGEAFLPVALGDAGLLRRAAEQFAPSLHVETVLADALPIAPIPHTLYCVNLSEISAAELKDAQPPGFRFGREVYRYLVTGIELAMAGQLDGLVTAPLAKTALQAAGIDAPGHTEILAEKSGVGSRFAMMLAGPRLRVTLATVHVPLRKVPEVLSAARIEEVTRLTQEWLTRYFGIVLPRIAVAGLNPHAGESGMLGSEEADLIAPAIARLKAEGLNVSGPHAPDTVFYRAYEGDYDAVIAMYHDQGLAPLKLVHFHDG